In the genome of Acidimicrobiia bacterium, one region contains:
- the rpsR gene encoding 30S ribosomal protein S18: MPRNNNPKPKVKRRAPERLRGRNAKPKVCLICTQYDGKVDFKDVALLRRFMSDRVKIRSSRVTGTCPRCQRKVAVAIKTAREMALLPYLGR, encoded by the coding sequence ATGCCAAGGAACAACAACCCCAAGCCGAAGGTGAAGCGGCGCGCTCCCGAGCGTCTGCGCGGGCGCAACGCCAAGCCCAAGGTGTGCCTGATCTGCACCCAGTACGACGGCAAGGTCGACTTCAAAGACGTCGCCCTCCTCCGCCGTTTCATGTCGGATCGGGTGAAGATCCGCTCGTCGCGGGTGACCGGAACCTGCCCACGATGCCAGCGCAAGGTGGCGGTCGCCATCAAGACGGCACGCGAGATGGCACTCCTGCCGTACCTGGGCCGATGA
- the rplI gene encoding 50S ribosomal protein L9, translating into MKVILIQDVDALGRTGDVVDVADGYARNYLVPRSKAVAATRGALRDAEKVRTAREEADRNARQAADEVAQALSGTTVVVAARAADEGRLFGSIGVKDVSEAIAKYTGISVGNEQIRLAGPIKEIGLHQVVVKPHPEVEFQIVLDVIPA; encoded by the coding sequence ATGAAGGTCATCCTCATCCAGGACGTGGACGCCCTCGGGCGGACCGGCGACGTGGTCGACGTCGCCGACGGTTACGCACGCAACTATCTGGTGCCCCGCTCCAAGGCGGTGGCGGCGACGCGCGGCGCCCTGCGCGACGCCGAGAAGGTTCGCACGGCGCGCGAGGAGGCCGATCGCAACGCCCGTCAGGCTGCGGACGAGGTCGCCCAGGCGCTGTCGGGCACCACTGTCGTGGTGGCGGCGCGTGCCGCCGACGAAGGCCGGCTCTTCGGCTCGATCGGCGTCAAGGACGTCTCCGAGGCGATCGCCAAATACACCGGCATCAGCGTCGGCAACGAGCAGATCCGTCTCGCCGGCCCCATCAAGGAGATCGGCCTGCATCAGGTCGTCGTCAAGCCCCACCCGGAGGTGGAGTTCCAGATCGTGCTGGACGTGATCCCGGCGTAG